The Mucilaginibacter terrae region GTCGCGGTTTAAATCGGTAAAGTAATGGTTGGTACGCCCGGCAGGCCAGCCTTCTACATGCTCTTTGTCAATAGCATCGCTAACAGGCGGAAACGAGTGGTAGGCATTATGCCAGTTGGCGGCACGGTCGCGGCCATCTGGGTTAAGTGCAGGGTCGATAAAAATAACCGATTCGTTCAGCCATTTCAACGTTTCGGCATCCTGACTGGCGGCAAGGTAGTAACCGGTGAGTAAACTTACTTCAGTGCTCGAAGTTTCGTTACCGTGCACACCGTAGCCTAAATGGATAACTACGGGGGCATTGCTGTTAAGCGCAGGTTTTGCCGGGTCAATTTGATTAAGGTGTTCCTGCCTTATTTGCTCCAGTTTATTGTAGTTTGATGGCGCTGTAATCGTAACGATGATTTGTTCGCGTTGCTCATAGGTTTTACCAATGGTTTGCACATGCACACGGTCGCTCACGCGGGCCAATTCCCTGAAGTAAGCATTCACCTGGTCGATACGTGTAAAGTACGAACCCACCGGGTAGCCCAAAAACTGTTCGGGCGTGGGTATTTTGCTGTCCAGTGTGGTAGCCTTTGGAAAATAGTAGCTGTTTTGCGCATGAGCTTGATGCACAGGTGCGGCCAATGCGGCCAGCAACAGTAGTTTGTAAAAGGTTTTCATGTTTATTGTTCGTTATAAAGTCAGTTAATAGCCTGGGTTTTGTGTTACATCTGGGTCTGATAAAATATCAGAATACGGGATAGGGAACAGCCAGTAATTACGGTTAGTTACGCCTAATACGGCCCCTGCCCTTTCGGTACGTACCAAATCAAACCAGCGGTGTGCCTCAAAGGCAAACTCTACGCCGTTTTCATCTTCAATGGCTTGTAAAAGCGTCGGTTGTGTAGCTGCTGTGGTTATACCCACATCGGCCCTTGCGCGTACGAGGTTTAAATCGGCAGCGGCATCAAGCAATTTGTTTTGCTGGGCGCGGGCTTCGGCACGTATAAGGTACAACTCGGCAATACGAATGAGATATGATGGATCGGTGCCGGTTGCGGTGGTATTATATAGCACACCGTAAACCGAAGCTCCTGTGCCGGCAATTAGTGTACTGCGTGTACCTCCAATTAACGGGTTATTCAGCTTAGCCACCAAAGCATCAGAGGGCTTGAGCGTGTACTGACCACCTGCCGAACTTGGGTACCACAGGTTCCAGTACGTATTGCGGTCGTTAACCGAGTAGGCCAGCTCCAACACCGATTCGGCTGTTTGGAAAGGTGCCGTAAAAAAGCTTTTATAAGGTTTAACCAGCGAGTATTTGGTGTTGCTAATTACCTGTGTGGCGTACGTTTCGGCATCAGCCCATTGTTTACGATACAGGTGTAGCCTTGCACGTAAAGCACGGGCAGCACTTTTTTGTGCACGGTTGCGGGTGCTGGCATCTTCGGGCAGTAATTGTTCTGCTTGTATCAGGTCGGCCAGTACCTGATCATAAGTCTGGTCGAGGGTACTGCGTTTGATGCCTTTTAATACGCTTAAATCGGTTGTGGGTTTTAGTTGCAGCTGTACCCCACCCCAGCCACGGGCCAAATCAAAATAGCTAAGCGCCCTGATGAAATAGGCCTCTCCGAGTATCTTGTTTTTTTCGGCCACTGTAAGTAATGGGTCGGTAACATTAGGCACATAAAACAGTACACTGTTGGCCGAGTTAATGGCGCGGTAAATATTTTGGTAGGCCGATACCGTAATTACGTTATCGGTTGGCACGGCATTTTGGTCTAATTGCAGGTACTCGCTCAGGGTGCCGTTAAACACCACATTATCAGTAGTAATGGTGCCCAATGTGGGGTAGCTGGAGGCGTAGTAGCCTTGCACACGGTCGTAAGCACCAATAATGGCTGCCCGTGCGGTGCCTAAATCAGTAATAGCTGCTTCGGTTGGCAGGGCGTTGTTGGGTATTTCTTCCAGGTACTTTTTGCACGATGCCGTAACCAGCACAGTAGCAATCAGGAATATATTTTTAATGTATGAGGTTTTCATGATTCTGTTTTAATGAGGATTTAGAATGTTACGTTGGCACCAATCTGAAAGGTTTTTGGTTGCGGCACTGTAGCCCAATCATACCCTGCGGTGTTTTGGTTGCTGCTTTGTGAGCTAACCTCAGGGTCGAGGCCGCCATACTTGGTAAAGGTGAGCAGGTTGGTAGCCTGTGCATACAAGCGTATTTTATTCAACTTAACTTTTTGCAAAAATGCCGCAGGCAGGTTGTAACCCAACGTTAAGGTTTTAAGCCTGATGAATGAACCATCCTCTAAATAGCGTGAGCTCAAATTGGCTACGTTACCCCCATAATTATTCGCGTTTCCGCCGTTTTGTGCCGGGTTACGGCTATCAGCCGTTAAGCGTGGAATGTCGGTTTGATCGCCCGGTTTTTGCCAGCGCTCCAGCTGGCGCGGCAGGAAGCCGATATTAGCCTGAAGATTGCCATGCACCATGAAAAAATCGTTCATGTTCATGATCTTATTGCCTTGCTGAAATATGAAGGAAAAGCCAAGGTCGAAATTTTTATAAACCAGGTTGTTATTAAACCCGCCCGAAAACTTAGGTAGTGCATTGCCCACGATCTGGCGGTCGGCCGAGGTAATTTGGCCGTCTTTGTTTACATCCTCATAAACCGCATTACCCGTTTGCGAATCAACATAAAGTTGCTTGTACAGTTGGAACGAGTTAACCGCGTAGCCCTGGCGTAATATGGAAATATTGCGCCCTGATGCTCCTAAAGCTATATCAGATGCCAATTTTTCGATTTTATTGGCATTAAAGGATATATTAAAGTTCGTGGTCCATTTAAAACTGGCTGTTTGCACGTTGGTAGAGTTAATTGCCAGATCGACACCTTTATTGCGCACGGCACCAAAGTTTTGCAGGTAAGAAGCAAAACCCGAGCGATAAGGTACAGGAACATTCAGCAATAAATCGTAGGTGTACTTGTTGTAATAATCAACTACAATGTTCAGCCTGTTTTTCAGGAAACCAAATTCGGCACCAAAATCAATTTGGCGGGTGGTTTCCCAGGTTAAATCGGGGTTGGCCAGTTGCGATGGTGCAGTACCCGGTTGCTCCAGATAGTTAGCACCCGATGACCACAGCCCCTGAGCAGCATAAGAACCTATACCATTTTGGTTACCCGATAAACCTATGCTGGCACGCAGTTTCAACTCGTCAAACACGTTCAGGTTTTTAATAAAACTTTCCTGACCGGCGCGCCATGCAAAACCTCCCGAAGGGAAATAGCCCCACTGCTTGTTTACTCCAAACTTTGATGAGCCATCGGCACGTATGCTACCATCAATGGTGTATTTATTATCATACGTGTAGCTTACCTTACTAAAGAACGAAAGCAGCTTTGACTCGGCCCTTGATGATGAGCCCGACCGGGTAGCTGCAACAGCTACTGATTTTAAGCTGTTGGCAGCAAAGCCCGTCCCGGTTGCAGAGGTGTTTTGTGTAAGTACCGTATTAATGGTGTTACCAATTAAGGCATTGATGTTGTGTTTACCATTTGGCCCAAAGGTTTTAATGTAGTTTAACACCTGCTCGTTGGTAAGTACAATGTTCTTGTTTTCGTACGATGCCGCCGAGCCTAATGATGATATACCCGCGCTGATGAGCGTGTTAGAGTAGTTATTTTCATACTCACTGCCGTTATCAATACTCCAGCTGCTGCGCAGTTTAAGGCCCGGTATAATGGTGTATTCGCCATAAATGTTGCCTATGGTGCGCCATCCCACAGCATCGTTATCTAAATTTTCGATAAGCGCAACGTGGTTATCAAAGCTGCCGTAACGGGCATAAGTGCCATCGGCATTAAAAATAGGCAGGTAAGAGCGGCGGGAATAAGGCCGAGTTAATTACCCCGGTTGGGTTGTTATCGCTTCCGCTTACATTACGGTAAGAACGGGCAAAGTTGATACTGGTACCTACCTTTAATTTGTCGGTAAGGTAATTATCATAGTTAATCCTTGCCGTATAACGGTTATATCCTGATGGTCGTACCACCGATTCCTGATTTAAATAGCCCAAGCCAATATAATAGGTGCTGCGCTCGGTACCGCCTTGGGTTGCCAGCTCATAATTTTGGGTACGTGCCGTGCGGAACAGATCGGCAAAGCGATCATACGTGGGCTGACTTTCGGGGTTGGCTATTAACGTTGGCGCAGGTAAGGCCGGGTTATCTCTCACCGTATTGAGGCGCGACTCGTTAGTTAACAACGCAGTTTCGGGGCCGGTGGCTACCTTAAATTTATTAATAGCGGTTGCCCAACCCTGGTAGGTATTAAAGCTAACGCGGGCCGAGGTATTGCGTTTACCTCGTTTAGTGGTAACAATTACCACGCCGTTTGCCCCCAACGAGCCATAAATCGCCGTGGCGTTGGCATCTTTTAATATCTGGATGTCTTCAATATCATTGGGGTTAATATCGGCCAGCGGGTTTGAGCCTTGCTGGTTGCCCAAACCGGTTTGTATAGGGTCGTTATTGCTCACAAAAACCCCATCGATGATGTACAGCGGATCGACAGAAGCGTTAATGGAGTTATTGCCCCGTATACGAAAAGTAATGCCACCACCGGGTACACCATTACTGGCCGAAACTTGTACACCACTTGCCTTACCTTGCAACAATTGGTTAAAAGCAGCCACAGGCTGGTCTTTTATGGCATCTCCCTTTACGCTTGTTATAGAGCTGGCTACATATTTACGCTCTTGCGTGGTGTAGCCGGTTATTACTACATCGCTTAACTGCCCAATGCTTTCTTTAAGGCGTATTTCAACAGGGCTGCCATCTACCCTGGTTTCCTGCTGAACATAGCCTATAAAGCTTACAATAAGTGTGTACGGAAAGCTTTGACCGGTAACAAAGCTGAATTTGCCGTCGTTATCGGTTGCTACGGCATGTGTGGTGCCTTTAATTTTAACACTGGCACCTGCAACGGGCAGTTTGGTATCGGCATCAACAACAACGCCGGTTAATTTTGATTTAATGGTAGGTTGGCTACCGGTTTGCGCAAAGCTAAGCTGCGCAAAAAAAGCGCAAAGCAGTAGCAGCACACCCCTTAAGTAAAGGTGTTTCATAATAATGAATGTGTTTTGAGTAATTGGGGATAAGCCGTTACGGGTAACAGCAATACCTTATTTGGGAGAAAAATTTAACAGCTATAAGAGCAATAGCGTTAGCAACAACAGTTGTTGCAAATGCACATTAGCATGCAAGAGAAATTTTTGGGAGTGATGAAATTGGTGCTGATATTCGTACCTGAGAATATCAAATTGCTGGCCTTTGAATGCTGGCTTAATGGTTGATTCATGACAAATTCTATAAAGTCTATCGATTTAGTAGACAAATAAAGTGATTAAATATCGTTCCTGCAAAAAATATTGTGATATTTGTTATTTAACTTATAGTATTTCAAATCTAAGATTGAAATACTATAACCTGAAAATACGCTTCAATTGCCCAAACGATAGTTCTTTACAGAATTTATTTACTACACGATCCATTACTATTCAAGAGCTGAAATCTAACTCGACCCAAAAGCCAATGCACCTTGTCATAAGGATTGAACAGACTCATGCGTATATTTTTTGCAGTTAGTTATCTATCTGTTTTACAGAGGTGTCCTGCTCTTTTTGTTTCTTAAATTCGAGCTTGCCAAACCGCCACGATAAGCTTATGCCAAACGACTGGTACGGGATGCGGCGCAGACTATAACTGGTGTATTGTTGCCCGCTGGTTGTGGCAGCTTGGGTAATGGTGGTTACCTGGTTAACATATTTGGCAAATGGGTTAGTGGTAACAAAGCCCACACTTACCTTCTTACTCATAAACTGCTTGCGGATAGCTAAATTGTAAGTTATAAACTTTGGTGTACGCCCCTGTATATTCTTCATGGGCGAATTGTAATTACCAAAAGCCTCGGCCACAAACGTATCTGAAAACTGATAAGTAAGGTTAAGATTAGTGCGTACTACTATCGCATTTACCGTGGGGCCACCATAAACCTTGTTAACAATATATTTATCGGTAACGGTGGTATTGGTACGCAGGTTTACCTTTTTACCAAACGGTATTGACCCCGAAATACTGATACCGGTGTTTTGCTCAGTGCCTATATTTTGCCGGTTAGTTACCGATACGTTATGGTAAACAGAATCGCCCACACGGTACTCACTGTAAAAACTAGTATAGGTTTTTACATCATTACTGTTGTGGCGCGAGAAAAGAGCGATGTATAGGTTACCACCTGCCTGGAATGATTTATTATAACCCAGTTCGAACACGTTACCAATTTCGGGCTTAAGCAGCGGGTTACCTGTGCTTATATTATAAGGATCGCTCAGGTTAACGAAGGGATTTAATTCCCGGTATTCTGCACGCTCGACGCGCTTGGTGTAACTTATTTTAATGGACGAGGCATCACTCAGTTTATGCGATATTACCGCCGTAGGCACCCAGGTATTGTATGACGGGATTACCGTTCCGGGGAAATCAACATGGGTATCGGTATGCTCAAGTCGGCCACCTGCTTTAATATCAAAGAAATTGAACGCTGTAAATCCCAATGAAACGTAACCGGCATATATTTTACGGTCATAATTAAGATGATATGATTGATTAGGGTCGAAAGCATAAACACCCGTTTTAGGATTGTAGGCAGTTACATCGGCAGTACTATTAATGTATTGCAAAACAGTTTTGGCCCCGGTTTCTAATATCACATCCTTGGACAACGGGTGAGTGTAATCTATGGAAACATTAGTCTCTTTATCAGTACCGGGATTATTGCTGGCTGAGGCCGAGAACGGGTTGTTTTGACCATTGTAAACCTGGCTTTGATTGTAAGCCGAGTTGTTATTGCCAAAGCTTGAAGTATACAATACTTCGAGTTCCTGCCCGTCGGTTTTAAAGTTGTGTTTATAATCGAGGCTCCAATCATAAGTGCCGGCGTTGAATTTACTAAACGAGTTGCGCTGGCTCAAAACATTGGCCAAACCTGTTGTTTGTTGCTGCTGCGCAGTAAAGCCCTGGTTACGGTTACTAAAATTATCGTACCCAAAAGAACCACTAACATTATCCCTCTTTGACAATGACCAGTCGAAATTTATGCCCGACTCGTACCCTCCCCTTCTGAAGTTGCTGTAGCCATCCTGTATTAAGCGCGTGCTATTGCCCTGTTCATTAACCGAGGTGTGGTCGTTAAGGTTAAGCGTACGGGTATTTACCTGCGCATTGCCGCTAAAAAAAGCCGATACGCCAAAGTTACCGGTACGTACATTTAAATTGGCCGAGCCATTTTCCATCCTGGTGCCGGCCGATAGATTTACAGCTCCATTTATACCACGAACTTTATTGTCTTTGAGTATAATATTAATTATACCGCCTAAGCCACGGGCATCATACTTAGCCCCCGGACTGGTAATCACCTCAATGCTTTTAATCTGGCTGGCCGGCAATGATGCCAGCACATCGGGCAGGCTACTACCAAATACAGAAGAGGGCTTACTATTAATCAAAAACCTTACACTGGTGTTACCCTGCAATTCTACATTACCATCAATATCTACACTAACCTGCGGAACTTTTTTAAGTACATCCAACGCAACACCACCTTGCGATGTTATGTCATTAGCGGCATTGTAAACCATTTTATCAATGCGGTTTTCAACCATGGGCGTTTTGGCTGTTACTGTTACCGCGCTTAATTCCTTACTTAAAGGTTGCAGAGATATGGTACCGATGTTTACCGTGTTTTGTTTAATATTAAACGGCCCGGCTGTATAGTCCTGGTAACCAATAAAGTTAATAACAACACTATACCTACCGTCGGCCAGTTTATCAACCACAAAACTTCCTTTATCATCGGTAATTGTTCCACCCGAAGGCTTGATGCTACCTTCGGGGTTTATGCTGATGGTTGCATAATCAATAGCCGTTTTGGTATTGGCATCAATTACCTTACCGGTAATCTTTCCAGTATTTTGTGCTAAGGCGGCCGTGCACAACATGGCCATCAGCGGTGTAAGTATCCATTTCATTTGGCACAAAACTCCCGCCCGATTTTGGATAAAATCTGGAGCCGGGAATTTGTAAGGCGGTTGTTACATAAATAGTCTATAATAAGAGCCGATCGTTTACAACATTTCTACAGAATTATAGGGTAACTTTGAAGAAAAACAACCGTGAAATTATTGGTTATAGAAGACGAGGCCGGGTTAAGGGAAAGTATTGAGGCGTATTTTACCGAAGAAGGAAGTGTTTGCGAAACAGCTTCTGATTATAACTCGGCTATTGCCAAAGTTAACCTCTACCGTTACGATTGCATAATACTGGATATTACCCTGCCCAACGGGAGCGGATTAGACATTCTGAAATACCTAAAGGTTGAACAGCACACCGATGGTATACTCATCATATCAGCTAAAAACTCACTCGACGACCGCCTGAATGGCCTTGATTTAGGCGCCGACGATTACCTTACCAAACCATTTCACTTGTCGGAATTACGTGCCCGTGTAGCTGCTATTGTACGACGAAAATCTTTTGGGGGTAACAACCGCCTAAAATTTAATGAAATAGATATTGATCTTAATGCGCGCGAAGTAAACGTAAACCTCTCCCCTATTAAGCTTACCCCAAAAGAATATGCTTTGCTGCTTTACTTTTTAGCTAACAAGGGCAAAGTAGTATCAAAAAATGCCATTGCCGAGCATTTATGGGGCGATAGTATTGATATTGCCGATAACTTCGACTTTATATACTCGCACATTAAAAACCTAAGAAAAAAGATAATTGAAGCTGGCGGAAATGATTATATTCAGGCTGCTTATGGTATGGGCTACAAGTTTATTGGCGCATGAAACTGCTTACCCGTTACAACCGTGCAACCATTGCCATTACCACCATAATCATGCTGGTGGCGGGTATTGCTTACTATTTTACCATCACGACTATTTTATCAAAACAAGTTGATAAGGCTCTTGAGGTTGAAGAACACGAGGTGCACGATTTTGTCTTATTAAACCGCAAATTACCACAGGTTTTTCGCACCAACCACCAGACTATACTTTTTGCACCGGCCAACAGCCCCGGCAAGCGCAAATTTGTTGATACTGTTTATCGTGATATTAAAGACGATGAACTGGAACCCGCACGCGCACTGTACACTTTTGTTAAAGTTGAGGATAAATATTACCGGGTAATTGTAGTACAATCAAAGGTAGAAAATGAGGATTTGATAAAAGTTATCTTCATGATTACGCTCGGGTTGATTGCAGGTTTGTTGGTTGCGCTGTTCTTTCTTAACCGGGTTATTCTCTCCAGCTTATGGAAACCCTTTTATAAGGTGCTTGGGCAATTAAAAAGCTTCAACCTTGCCGAAAACAGTTCCATTCAAAACGTTCATTCAAATATTGATGAATTCAGGGAATTGGATACTGCCGTTAACCTGATGGCAGACAGGGTTAAAGACGATTACTTTGCGCTTAAATCTTTTACCGAAAATGCATCGCACGAGCTGATGACGCCCATATCGGTTATCAACTCCAAACTGGACACGTTTGTGCAAACCGGCGAATTTTCTGACCAGCAAAGTAAGTTGCTGAATGATATTTACTCGTCGGTAAGCAAGCTCACCCGCCTCAATAAGTCGCTGCTGCTGCTGGCCAAAATTGAAAATCGTTTAATTGCAGATAAACAGGATCTTAACCTTAAAATACTTATTGAAGAATTGCTCAACCAGC contains the following coding sequences:
- a CDS encoding sensor histidine kinase, giving the protein MKLLTRYNRATIAITTIIMLVAGIAYYFTITTILSKQVDKALEVEEHEVHDFVLLNRKLPQVFRTNHQTILFAPANSPGKRKFVDTVYRDIKDDELEPARALYTFVKVEDKYYRVIVVQSKVENEDLIKVIFMITLGLIAGLLVALFFLNRVILSSLWKPFYKVLGQLKSFNLAENSSIQNVHSNIDEFRELDTAVNLMADRVKDDYFALKSFTENASHELMTPISVINSKLDTFVQTGEFSDQQSKLLNDIYSSVSKLTRLNKSLLLLAKIENRLIADKQDLNLKILIEELLNQLDDLVAGRQLVVEARLYDKPIKASLLLMEVLISNLISNAIRHNKPGGFISIELNHLKLKVSNSGVAGKLNMQDMFRRFQKSASSDGIGLGLTISKQICDTYGFNFEYVFLNEVHHFIVTFAP
- a CDS encoding TonB-dependent receptor domain-containing protein; this encodes MKWILTPLMAMLCTAALAQNTGKITGKVIDANTKTAIDYATISINPEGSIKPSGGTITDDKGSFVVDKLADGRYSVVINFIGYQDYTAGPFNIKQNTVNIGTISLQPLSKELSAVTVTAKTPMVENRIDKMVYNAANDITSQGGVALDVLKKVPQVSVDIDGNVELQGNTSVRFLINSKPSSVFGSSLPDVLASLPASQIKSIEVITSPGAKYDARGLGGIINIILKDNKVRGINGAVNLSAGTRMENGSANLNVRTGNFGVSAFFSGNAQVNTRTLNLNDHTSVNEQGNSTRLIQDGYSNFRRGGYESGINFDWSLSKRDNVSGSFGYDNFSNRNQGFTAQQQQTTGLANVLSQRNSFSKFNAGTYDWSLDYKHNFKTDGQELEVLYTSSFGNNNSAYNQSQVYNGQNNPFSASASNNPGTDKETNVSIDYTHPLSKDVILETGAKTVLQYINSTADVTAYNPKTGVYAFDPNQSYHLNYDRKIYAGYVSLGFTAFNFFDIKAGGRLEHTDTHVDFPGTVIPSYNTWVPTAVISHKLSDASSIKISYTKRVERAEYRELNPFVNLSDPYNISTGNPLLKPEIGNVFELGYNKSFQAGGNLYIALFSRHNSNDVKTYTSFYSEYRVGDSVYHNVSVTNRQNIGTEQNTGISISGSIPFGKKVNLRTNTTVTDKYIVNKVYGGPTVNAIVVRTNLNLTYQFSDTFVAEAFGNYNSPMKNIQGRTPKFITYNLAIRKQFMSKKVSVGFVTTNPFAKYVNQVTTITQAATTSGQQYTSYSLRRIPYQSFGISLSWRFGKLEFKKQKEQDTSVKQIDN
- a CDS encoding SusC/RagA family TonB-linked outer membrane protein, whose translation is MPIFNADGTYARYGSFDNHVALIENLDNDAVGWRTIGNIYGEYTIIPGLKLRSSWSIDNGSEYENNYSNTLISAGISSLGSAASYENKNIVLTNEQVLNYIKTFGPNGKHNINALIGNTINTVLTQNTSATGTGFAANSLKSVAVAATRSGSSSRAESKLLSFFSKVSYTYDNKYTIDGSIRADGSSKFGVNKQWGYFPSGGFAWRAGQESFIKNLNVFDELKLRASIGLSGNQNGIGSYAAQGLWSSGANYLEQPGTAPSQLANPDLTWETTRQIDFGAEFGFLKNRLNIVVDYYNKYTYDLLLNVPVPYRSGFASYLQNFGAVRNKGVDLAINSTNVQTASFKWTTNFNISFNANKIEKLASDIALGASGRNISILRQGYAVNSFQLYKQLYVDSQTGNAVYEDVNKDGQITSADRQIVGNALPKFSGGFNNNLVYKNFDLGFSFIFQQGNKIMNMNDFFMVHGNLQANIGFLPRQLERWQKPGDQTDIPRLTADSRNPAQNGGNANNYGGNVANLSSRYLEDGSFIRLKTLTLGYNLPAAFLQKVKLNKIRLYAQATNLLTFTKYGGLDPEVSSQSSNQNTAGYDWATVPQPKTFQIGANVTF
- a CDS encoding response regulator transcription factor, whose translation is MKLLVIEDEAGLRESIEAYFTEEGSVCETASDYNSAIAKVNLYRYDCIILDITLPNGSGLDILKYLKVEQHTDGILIISAKNSLDDRLNGLDLGADDYLTKPFHLSELRARVAAIVRRKSFGGNNRLKFNEIDIDLNAREVNVNLSPIKLTPKEYALLLYFLANKGKVVSKNAIAEHLWGDSIDIADNFDFIYSHIKNLRKKIIEAGGNDYIQAAYGMGYKFIGA
- a CDS encoding TonB-dependent receptor plug domain-containing protein, whose product is MKHLYLRGVLLLLCAFFAQLSFAQTGSQPTIKSKLTGVVVDADTKLPVAGASVKIKGTTHAVATDNDGKFSFVTGQSFPYTLIVSFIGYVQQETRVDGSPVEIRLKESIGQLSDVVITGYTTQERKYVASSITSVKGDAIKDQPVAAFNQLLQGKASGVQVSASNGVPGGGITFRIRGNNSINASVDPLYIIDGVFVSNNDPIQTGLGNQQGSNPLADINPNDIEDIQILKDANATAIYGSLGANGVVIVTTKRGKRNTSARVSFNTYQGWATAINKFKVATGPETALLTNESRLNTVRDNPALPAPTLIANPESQPTYDRFADLFRTARTQNYELATQGGTERSTYYIGLGYLNQESVVRPSGYNRYTARINYDNYLTDKLKVGTSINFARSYRNVSGSDNNPTGVINSALFPPLLPAYF
- a CDS encoding RagB/SusD family nutrient uptake outer membrane protein — protein: MKTSYIKNIFLIATVLVTASCKKYLEEIPNNALPTEAAITDLGTARAAIIGAYDRVQGYYASSYPTLGTITTDNVVFNGTLSEYLQLDQNAVPTDNVITVSAYQNIYRAINSANSVLFYVPNVTDPLLTVAEKNKILGEAYFIRALSYFDLARGWGGVQLQLKPTTDLSVLKGIKRSTLDQTYDQVLADLIQAEQLLPEDASTRNRAQKSAARALRARLHLYRKQWADAETYATQVISNTKYSLVKPYKSFFTAPFQTAESVLELAYSVNDRNTYWNLWYPSSAGGQYTLKPSDALVAKLNNPLIGGTRSTLIAGTGASVYGVLYNTTATGTDPSYLIRIAELYLIRAEARAQQNKLLDAAADLNLVRARADVGITTAATQPTLLQAIEDENGVEFAFEAHRWFDLVRTERAGAVLGVTNRNYWLFPIPYSDILSDPDVTQNPGY